A window of the Hordeum vulgare subsp. vulgare chromosome 5H, MorexV3_pseudomolecules_assembly, whole genome shotgun sequence genome harbors these coding sequences:
- the LOC123452873 gene encoding uncharacterized protein LOC123452873 isoform X1 — MDQEFKESKPSGEPNLFLQWGSRKRLRCVKSREDGSPSPARSDALRRTIPRVNRPLLGGDVAQFRSPRRPSTLHRRKSEAQASEARQSMSLSPEKDRYYSTRGSPFPFEGNGFDFSGGVEEKGTAALPRFFISLSNKEKEEDFMAMKGCKLPQRPKKRPKLMQKCLLTVCPGAWLSDLSHERYEVREKKSSKKQRARGLKALCMESDSE; from the exons ATGGACCAGGAGTTCAAGGAGTCAAAGCCCTCCGGCGAGCCAAACCTGTTCCTGCAATGGGGCAGCCGGAAGCGGCTTCGCTGCGTCAAATCCCGCGAAGACGGCTCGCCGTCGCCAGCCCGGTCGGATGCGCTCAGGCGCACCATACCCCGGGTGAATCGGCCCCTTCTGGGAGGCGATGTCGCACAGTTTCGGTCACCACGCCGCCCGAGCACTCTCCACCGAAG GAAGTCCGAGGCACAGGCGAGTGAGGCCAGGCAGTCGATGTCCCTCTCACCGGAGAAGGACAGGTACTactccaccaggggctccccatttccctttgaggggaatggGTTTGATTTCAGCGGTGGAGTGGAAGAGAAGGGCACCGCTGCCCTGCCGAGGTTCTTCATCTCGTTGTCGaacaaggagaaagaggaggacttCATGGCAATGAAGGGCTGCAAGCTCCCTCAGAGGCCGAAGAAGAGGCCCAAGCTGATGCAGAAGTGCTTGCTT ACGGTGTGCCCGGGAGCGTGGCTGTCAGATTTGTCGCACGAGAGGTATGAAGTTAGAGAGAAGAAGAGCTCCAAAAAG CAGAGGGCGAGAGGACTGAAGGCGCTGTGCATGGAGAGCGATTCGGAgtag
- the LOC123452873 gene encoding uncharacterized protein LOC123452873 isoform X2 produces the protein MDQEFKESKPSGEPNLFLQWGSRKRLRCVKSREDGSPSPARSDALRRTIPRVNRPLLGGDVAQFRSPRRPSTLHRRKSEAQASEARQSMSLSPEKDRYYSTRGSPFPFEGNGFDFSGGVEEKGTAALPRFFISLSNKEKEEDFMAMKGCKLPQRPKKRPKLMQKCLLTVCPGAWLSDLSHERYEVREKKSSKKRARGLKALCMESDSE, from the exons ATGGACCAGGAGTTCAAGGAGTCAAAGCCCTCCGGCGAGCCAAACCTGTTCCTGCAATGGGGCAGCCGGAAGCGGCTTCGCTGCGTCAAATCCCGCGAAGACGGCTCGCCGTCGCCAGCCCGGTCGGATGCGCTCAGGCGCACCATACCCCGGGTGAATCGGCCCCTTCTGGGAGGCGATGTCGCACAGTTTCGGTCACCACGCCGCCCGAGCACTCTCCACCGAAG GAAGTCCGAGGCACAGGCGAGTGAGGCCAGGCAGTCGATGTCCCTCTCACCGGAGAAGGACAGGTACTactccaccaggggctccccatttccctttgaggggaatggGTTTGATTTCAGCGGTGGAGTGGAAGAGAAGGGCACCGCTGCCCTGCCGAGGTTCTTCATCTCGTTGTCGaacaaggagaaagaggaggacttCATGGCAATGAAGGGCTGCAAGCTCCCTCAGAGGCCGAAGAAGAGGCCCAAGCTGATGCAGAAGTGCTTGCTT ACGGTGTGCCCGGGAGCGTGGCTGTCAGATTTGTCGCACGAGAGGTATGAAGTTAGAGAGAAGAAGAGCTCCAAAAAG AGGGCGAGAGGACTGAAGGCGCTGTGCATGGAGAGCGATTCGGAgtag